From the genome of Monomorium pharaonis isolate MP-MQ-018 chromosome 2, ASM1337386v2, whole genome shotgun sequence, one region includes:
- the LOC105836787 gene encoding transmembrane protein 222 translates to MRDPDLLTDIPEVSNDSPEMDLRIHLERQRFPFCIVWTPLPILTYILPFIGHMGIATSTGVIRDFAGPYYVSEDNMAFGKPTKYWQLDYTKAKGSVQGWDTGIAEASEIYKTRMHNLCCDNCHSHVATALNLMSYDDSNNWNMVKLAFLMLLHGKYVSILGFLKTWLPFCTIVTIVLVLSLCVY, encoded by the exons ATGAGAGATCCTGATCTGTTGACGGATATTCCTGAAGTATCAAATGATTCGCCCGAGATGGACCTCAGAATCCATCTAGAGAGACAAAGATTTCCTTTTTGTATCGTTTGGACCCCGTTGCCTATTCTAAC gtaTATTCTGCCTTTTATTGGACATATGGGCATTGCAACATCAACGGGTGTAATAAGGGACTTTGCTGGTCCTTATTATGTCTCTGAAGATAATATGGCATTTGGGAAACCTACCAAATATTGGCAGCTAGATTATACAAAAGCTAAAGGAAGTGTACAAGGATGGGATACTGGCATAGCAGAAGCTAGTGAAATTTACAAAACTAGAATG CATAATTTATGTTGTGATAATTGTCATTCACATGTGGCAACAGCTTTAAACTTGATGTCATATGATGACTCAAACAATTGGAATATGGTAAAGCTTGCATTTCTTATGTTACTTCATGGAAAGTATGTCAG TATTTTAGGGTTTCTTAAGACCTGGTTACCTTTCTGCACAATTGTCACAATTGTATTGGTATTAAGTCTGTGTGTATATtag
- the LOC105836784 gene encoding cytochrome c1, heme protein, mitochondrial isoform X2, which translates to MATLLTKSASLKSYFSQQIKHGFQWQQFGKVYTWYNDFECKYGKRILRNGLGLLVGGGVICGALLYCLDRSVQAMSREARLPSYPWAFERYLTSLDHSAVRRGWQVYRTVCHTCHSLRYVRFMDLIDVSHTRDEVKAIAAEYEIQDGPDDEGNYYMRPGKLSDLLPPPYPNEEAARAANFGAYPPDLTYIIFARKNGRNYLFSVLTGWMEPPAGVSLTDQQHFNVYFPGNVMSMAQKMSWLFGKKKHKDSPPESRDEQEQPPGDPGDDFIVIEKRRTSLPSNVGDHGTPYPSGLYPFIGGTSINPTISAGVIAEMDSGMSND; encoded by the exons ATGGCTACGCTTCTAACAAAAAGCGCTtctctaaaaagttatttttcacaaCAAATAAAACATGGCTTTCAATGGCAACAATTTGGTAAAGTTTATACATGGTACAACGATTTCGAATGCAAGTATGGTAAAAGGATTCTGAGGAATGGTCTAGGCTTGCTGGTAGGCGGGGGTGTGATCTGTGGGGCGCTTCTTTATTGCTTAGACCGATCGGTTCAAGCTATGAGTCGCGAAGCGCGCCTGCCTAGCTATCCCTGGGCTTTCGAGAGATACCTCACATCTCTAGATCACTCGGCCGTACGGCGAGGATGGCAAGTTTACAGAACCGTATGCCATACGTGTCACAGCTTACGCTACGTGCGATTTATGGATCTGATCGATGTGTCGCACACAAGAGACGAGGTCAAGGCCATTGCCGCTGAGTACGAG atTCAAGATGGACCCGACGATGAAGGAAATTACTACATGAGACCTGGGAAATTGTCTGATTTATTGCCACCTCCTTATCCAAATGAGGAAGCTGCTAGGGCGGCTAATTTTGGTGCATATCCACCAGATCTGACCTATATCATTTTTGCCAGAAAGAACGGTagaaattacttattttctgTACTAACGGGATGGATGGAGCCACCAGCAGGTGTATCTTTAACCGACCAACAACATTTTAATGTCTACTTTCCCGGAAATGTAATGAGTATGGCGCAG aagATGTCTTGGCTCTTTGGTAAAAAGAAGCATAAAGATTCACCTCCCGAATCTAGAGATGAACAAGAACAGCCTCCTGGAGATCCAGGAGATGACTTCAtagtaattgaaaaaagaaggACCTCTCTACCATCTAATGTTGGTGATCACGGTACTCCTTATCCCAGTGGACTATATCCATTCATTGGTGGAACATCAATAAACCCCACAATATCGGCTG GGGTTATTGCAGAAATGGATAGTGGAATGTCTAATGACTAA
- the LOC105836784 gene encoding uncharacterized protein LOC105836784 isoform X1, whose amino-acid sequence MATLLTKSASLKSYFSQQIKHGFQWQQFGKVYTWYNDFECKYGKRILRNGLGLLVGGGVICGALLYCLDRSVQAMSREARLPSYPWAFERYLTSLDHSAVRRGWQVYRTVCHTCHSLRYVRFMDLIDVSHTRDEVKAIAAEYEIQDGPDDEGNYYMRPGKLSDLLPPPYPNEEAARAANFGAYPPDLTYIIFARKNGRNYLFSVLTGWMEPPAGVSLTDQQHFNVYFPGNVMSMAQKMSWLFGKKKHKDSPPESRDEQEQPPGDPGDDFIVIEKRRTSLPSNVGDHGTPYPSGLYPFIGGTSINPTISAGNLPKLTQQMDAPHYLSGVPFKLCKQLQSNMNNDLEIDGLRISEIMSFIERLENQNYDYDFSLETGVIAEMDSGMSND is encoded by the exons ATGGCTACGCTTCTAACAAAAAGCGCTtctctaaaaagttatttttcacaaCAAATAAAACATGGCTTTCAATGGCAACAATTTGGTAAAGTTTATACATGGTACAACGATTTCGAATGCAAGTATGGTAAAAGGATTCTGAGGAATGGTCTAGGCTTGCTGGTAGGCGGGGGTGTGATCTGTGGGGCGCTTCTTTATTGCTTAGACCGATCGGTTCAAGCTATGAGTCGCGAAGCGCGCCTGCCTAGCTATCCCTGGGCTTTCGAGAGATACCTCACATCTCTAGATCACTCGGCCGTACGGCGAGGATGGCAAGTTTACAGAACCGTATGCCATACGTGTCACAGCTTACGCTACGTGCGATTTATGGATCTGATCGATGTGTCGCACACAAGAGACGAGGTCAAGGCCATTGCCGCTGAGTACGAG atTCAAGATGGACCCGACGATGAAGGAAATTACTACATGAGACCTGGGAAATTGTCTGATTTATTGCCACCTCCTTATCCAAATGAGGAAGCTGCTAGGGCGGCTAATTTTGGTGCATATCCACCAGATCTGACCTATATCATTTTTGCCAGAAAGAACGGTagaaattacttattttctgTACTAACGGGATGGATGGAGCCACCAGCAGGTGTATCTTTAACCGACCAACAACATTTTAATGTCTACTTTCCCGGAAATGTAATGAGTATGGCGCAG aagATGTCTTGGCTCTTTGGTAAAAAGAAGCATAAAGATTCACCTCCCGAATCTAGAGATGAACAAGAACAGCCTCCTGGAGATCCAGGAGATGACTTCAtagtaattgaaaaaagaaggACCTCTCTACCATCTAATGTTGGTGATCACGGTACTCCTTATCCCAGTGGACTATATCCATTCATTGGTGGAACATCAATAAACCCCACAATATCGGCTGGTAATTTACCAAAACTAACTCAACAAATGGATGCTCCACATTATCTAAGTGGTGTGCCATTTAAATTGTGCAAACAATTACAAAGTAACATGAACAATGACTTAGAGATAGACGGTTTACGAATTAGTGAAATAATGTCTTTCATTGAAAGATTAGAGAATCAAAATTACGATTACGATTTCTCTCTTGAAACAGGGGTTATTGCAGAAATGGATAGTGGAATGTCTAATGACTAA